One window from the genome of Glycine soja cultivar W05 chromosome 12, ASM419377v2, whole genome shotgun sequence encodes:
- the LOC114378737 gene encoding protein C2-DOMAIN ABA-RELATED 11-like: MGKQLGLLKIIVMQGKRLVIQDFKTSDPYVVLKLGNQTTKTKVINSCLNPVWNEELNFTLTKPLGVLNLEVFDKDLLKVDDKMGNTFLNLQPIVSVARLRDILRVSSIETTLRKVIPDGENYLVRERNTNCVNGEVVQNVWLRLRGVKYGELELTIKLVTHVAPAIQCNNCMCHKCRSLINILCLVNQGFWKICTISSTASDQVS, encoded by the exons ATGGGTAAACAATTAGGGTTGCTAAAAATCATTGTTATGCAAGGGAAAAGGTTGGTGATCCAGGATTTCAAGACTAGTGATCCTTATGTTGTGCTCAAGCTAGGGAATCAG ACTACAAAGACCAAGGTAATTAATAGCTGCTTGAATCCTGTTTGGAATGAAGAGCTAAATTTCACTTTGACAAAACCCTTGGGAGTTTTGAATTTG gaagtgTTTGATAAAGATCTTTTGAAGGTTGATGACAAGATGGGGAATACTTTCCTGAACCTTCAACCAATAGTCTCTGTAGCCAGATTAAGAGACATCTTAAGAGTGTCCTCTATTGAGACGACATTAAGGAAGGTCATACCTGATGGTGAAAACTATCTTGTCCGTGAAAGAAATACCAACTGTGTGAATGGTGAGGTGGTGCAGAATGTTTGGTTAAGGCTTCGAGGAGTTAAGTATGGGGAACTAGAATTGACCATCAAGTTGGTCACACATGTTGCTCCTGCAATACAATGCAACAATTGCATGTGTCATAAGTGTAGATCTCTAATTAACATTTTATGTCTAGTTAATCAGGGTTTCTGGAAAATCTGTACGATCTCCTCTACAGCTAGTGACCAAGTTTCCTAA